Proteins encoded by one window of Chryseobacterium aquaeductus:
- a CDS encoding glycosyltransferase family 10 domain-containing protein — MKIVKLSFHYDWPLFRQSPQCLGEWNGYKFIIDKNLQECDFWIIYTEHGLETEEVLCNPENIIFVPGECYSTSPRFSQEFLDQFGMLITVQRELNHRNTLLLHNANPWFIGKSYDELKAVGVPTKSKLISVISSNKAFTDGHKKRLDFVEKIKLHFGDQLDVFGRGIKDFDNKWDVLADYKYTIAIENDDCDDWVTEKFFDCLYTRTLPFYYGCPNLEKLVDKDTFIRIDINDLEESIKTIEKTIEDDEFEKRKNLLNREALKSLDTDQFFPFFAGILDTLDAQSEKVITHIKSESDIISDKKKTSKKTSTILKKMINIFKK; from the coding sequence ATGAAAATAGTAAAATTATCTTTCCACTATGACTGGCCACTATTCCGACAATCTCCGCAATGTCTGGGCGAATGGAACGGATATAAATTTATTATCGATAAAAACCTTCAAGAATGTGATTTCTGGATTATCTACACAGAACATGGGTTAGAAACAGAAGAAGTATTATGTAATCCTGAAAACATCATATTTGTACCCGGCGAATGTTACAGTACAAGTCCAAGGTTTTCGCAAGAGTTTTTAGATCAATTTGGCATGCTCATTACTGTACAAAGAGAGCTTAACCACAGAAATACATTACTTTTACACAATGCCAATCCTTGGTTTATCGGAAAAAGCTATGATGAATTGAAAGCAGTAGGAGTTCCCACAAAATCTAAACTTATCTCTGTGATATCCTCTAATAAAGCTTTTACAGATGGTCATAAAAAAAGATTAGATTTTGTAGAGAAAATAAAACTGCATTTTGGGGATCAACTTGATGTGTTTGGAAGAGGTATTAAAGATTTTGACAACAAATGGGATGTTCTTGCAGATTACAAGTACACCATCGCCATTGAAAATGATGATTGTGACGATTGGGTTACAGAAAAGTTTTTTGATTGCTTATACACCAGAACTTTGCCTTTCTACTACGGATGTCCTAATCTGGAAAAATTGGTAGACAAAGATACTTTTATCAGAATTGATATTAATGACTTAGAAGAAAGCATTAAAACTATTGAGAAGACGATAGAAGATGATGAGTTTGAAAAACGTAAAAATCTGCTTAACAGAGAAGCTTTAAAAAGCTTAGATACTGACCAGTTTTTTCCTTTTTTTGCTGGAATTTTAGATACTTTGGATGCTCAATCAGAAAAAGTGATTACTCATATAAAATCAGAGTCTGATATTATTTCTGATAAAAAGAAAACATCAAAAAAGACGTCAACTATTCTAAAAAAAATGATAAATATTTTCAAAAAATAA